The following are encoded in a window of Acropora muricata isolate sample 2 unplaced genomic scaffold, ASM3666990v1 scaffold_755, whole genome shotgun sequence genomic DNA:
- the LOC136908125 gene encoding NACHT domain- and WD repeat-containing protein 1-like, whose product MDKRHSNDGRKRHHSGRKWYFSKKENGEVLTLHQASRSPILFQVGTEPGYVVNLKPSSQDFRKLKASELEMVKQLHGDVWPIQRMMMPIKARQITDAEREISVFRSMRMLSQAVNVKGGMTYGMGLGEKMQPAEDVADKMKAFFHGDTMKKCPSNTKIVRIFTSSTFTDTKHERNALMTRVYPQLKEFCKSKGYEFQVVDMRWGVRDESTADHMTTALCMQEIKACQELSTGPNFVTFLGQKYGYRPFPAKILATEFELILEAVSEVKDKELLVHWFYRDENSVPPVYVLQPITMHLPHFNDNNDEEKRRNARKEWWKQFETMQDILRQAATEKLKKTDAAKYFISGEGIDSEAAQLLKDLKENGVQKTLDAERILKYDVQWNTEKGLDPTSSPEHEKYIEKLCTNFHYILQAASSRKPLILFPDSLENLAEDYGARQLAWLPLTLPQNVKLVVSTLPEDMYQCFPVLKVGIPNEKSFLEVPQLPRTEATRILNLWLQHDGRKMTSSQEEYVSETFAKCSLPLFVRLAFDEVFRWKSYSSEDECVLQATVRAAIASVFEKLEYRHGQLLVSHALSYITQSKNGFSDLEMEDLLSLDEEVLNDVYQYWTPPSRRLPPLLWIRIKTELGTFIVSRGADGVRVNTWYHLQFFEIARERYLSSAEHVTKISKSISEYFLGTWEGRDKPYVDKNGNQLANRLVAKQPLVFTNSEDSVYNLRKFSELPHALVGARMLECLKGDVLCNYEWLFTKLRATSFRDIINDFYAACEVFPDDDELVLVLETLQLSTTALSQDPTQLASQLVGRLLDHLETPGNEDMLNVRRLVLEQAHQPKQTALVPDRLCLTPPGGSIKHTITAHTSFSSVYLTRDRKRIISASYDGTLKIFDARFGHMIRSTEGVREMSKHFIIDITEEYGVTSGRAAIQVWKINTGQLLYEFPSDINISPITLLNNDVVALVDGSVEVFNFRTGKRERSFGDPRLEMRAHWHKCRIASQPRGELVAYSRDEENTVNILNYKTFEILHVVTVSDLNSVDAITVAATGVVYVASYKRGPVISFELTTGKMMRQIAGGNLVEMTANLETTPNAKYLVINMYQNVEVWDLVNNKVVCDIYHPTPLNTVSLGSSGRLLVTAGFDNLIRVYNVRRMVDKDERSTRNRRTIDSFVDPSPFVEKPNPRYTVLQSFFDYVTVWDNETGEKVKEIHGDIEQTLMIDDRRALVSTGRRLKILDLPSAVVMQVICGVCSYDNGRNKRLLSPGLLNKEQVLAVSGGRRHLKIMSLITGKLVKILRSNDVGGQIESLLVSRDGSTAVSFKDCGSAVVWDMSTHAYKVLQGVRKKGGFIYGQFSDISDDAEGEIKCFSIATTQRQVLTGSAKHCLSIWDLNTGLALYHFSDFDYPIHSFTLSRDGSRVLTSSLLTGRQRMLVYDLANGKLVAAFTPEEAWRSAFHVADNNVVISKPGFTSIVKFRLLSSDTRKPENIEHGKEIDWGRMNDEMNDDTSFEDDGDDDIEE is encoded by the exons atggacAAAAGACACTCAAATGACGGAAGAAAACGGCATCATTCTGGAAGAAAATGGTACTTCTCAAAGAAAGAGAATGGAGAGGTGCTCACGTTGCATCAGGCGAGTAGATCTCCGATTCTCTTCCAAGTTGGTACCGAGCCTGGATACGTTGTCAACTTAAAACCGTCCAGTCAAGATTTCCGCAAGCTCAAG GCCTCAGAACTAGAAATGGTCAAGCAGCTTCATGGCGATGTGTGGCCAATCCAAAGAATGATGATGCCGATCAAGGCACGACAGATCACGGACGCGGAGCGAGAGATCAGCGTGTTTAGGAGCATGCGTATG TTATCGCAAGCGGTGAATGTAAAAGGTGGAATGACGTACGGAATGGGGCTAG GAGAGAAAATGCAGCCTGCGGAAGACGTTGCAGATAAAATGAAAGCCTTCTTCCATGGAGATACCATGAAAAAATGTCCCTCGAACACCAAGATCGTTAGAATATTTACCAGCTCAACATTTACAG ACACAAAACACGAACGCAACGCGTTGATGACACGAGTTTACCCTCAGTTAAAAGAATTTTGCAAGAGCAAGGGATATGAATTTCAAGTTGTAGATATGAGGTGGGGAGTACGAGATGAATCAACCGCTGACCATATGACAACAGCACTGTGTATGCAAGAAATCAAAGCTTGTCAAGAACTTTCGACTGGACCGAATTTTGTG ACATTTCTTGGTCAAAAATACGGCTACCGCCCGTTTCCAGCAAAAATTCTCGCGACAGAATTTGAACTTATATTAGAAGCAGTTTCCGAAGTTAAGGACAAAGAACTACTCGTTCATTGGTTCTACCGTGACGAGAACAGTGTACCCCCAGTTTATGTCCTACAGCCAATCACAATGCACCTACCACATTTCAACGACAATAATGACGAAGAGAAGCGGAGAAATGCGCGCAAAGAATGGTGGAAACAGTTTGAAACGATGCAAGACATTTTGAGACAAGCTGCGACGGAGAAGTTGAAAAAGACTGATGCGGCTAAGTATTTCATTTCAG GGGAAGGCATTGACTCAGAAGCAGCTCAATTGTtgaaagatttaaaagaaaatggcgTGCAAAAAACTCTGGACGCCGAAAGAATTCTCAAATACGATGTACAGTGGAACACGGAAAAAGGCCTAGATCCCACAAGTAGCCCGGAGCATGAAAAATACATTGAGAAACTGTGCACGAATTTTCA ttacattcttcaaGCAG CAAGTTCAAGAAAACCTCTAATCCTCTTTCCTGATTCATTGGAAAACCTCGCAGAGGATTATGGGGCACGACAGTTGGCATGGCTGCCACTGACCTTGCCGCAAAATGTGAAGCTTGTTGTTTCAACATTACCAGAGGACATGTATCAATGCTTTCCTGTTTTAAAG GTTGgcattccaaatgaaaaatcatttcttgaAGTTCCGCAGCTACCACGAACGGAAGCGACGAGAATTCTCAACCTATGGCTACAACATGACGGTCGAAAGATGACGTCATCTCAGGAGGAGTACGTATCGGAGACTTTCGCCAAGTGTTCGTTACCGTTGTTTGTAAGGCTTGCGTTTGACGAAGTATTCCGATGGAAGTCGTACAGTTCCGAAGATGAATGCGTGTTGCAAGCAACGGTTCGTGCTGCTATCGCCAGTGTTTTTGAAAAGTTAGAATACAGACATGGTCAATTGTTGGTCAGCCATGCCTTAAGTTACATCACGCAAAGTAAAAATGGCTTTAGCGACTTAGAGATGGAAGATCTCCTTTCCCTCGATGAAGAAGTCCTAAATGACGTGTATCAATACTGGACCCCACCTTCAAGGCGGCTTCCACCTTTGCTATGGATAAGAATTAAAACCGAACTTGGCACGTTCATCGTTTCTCGTGGAGCCGACGGCGTTCGTGTTAATACGTGGTACCATCTGCAGTTCTTCGAGATTGCCCGTGAGCGATATCTCTCGAGTGCTGAACACGTGACGAAGATCTCAAAATCGATCAGCGAGTACTTCCTGGGCACGTGGGAAGGGCGTGACAAGCCGTACGTAGACAAGAATGGTAACCAATTGGCTAATCGCTTGGTTGCTAAGCAACCACTTGTGTTCACCAATAGTGAAGATTCTGTGTATAATTTACGGAAATTTAGTGAGCTTCCACATGCCTTGGTTGGTGCAAGAATGCTTGAGTGCCTCAAAGGAGATGTTCTTTGCAACTACGAATGGCTCTTCACCAAGCTCCGCGCGACATCATTTCGTGACATCATCAATGACTTTTACGCTGCCTGTGAAGTATTCCCGGATGACGATGAACTCGTCCTAGTCCTCGAAACACTTCAACTTTCAACCACGGCACTTTCTCAAGACCCGACGCAGCTGGCCTCCCAGTTAGTAGGCCGCTTGTTGGATCACCTTGAGACGCCTGGAAACGAAGATATGCTAAACGTCCGAAGATTGGTACTCGAACAAGCTCATCAACCCAAACAAACTGCATTAGTGCCTGATAGGCTCTGCCTGACTCCACCAGGCGGGTCTATCAAACACACCATCACGGCTCATACTAGTTTTTCTAGCGTTTATTTAACACGTGACCGGAAGCGAATTATCTCCGCTTCTTACGATGGaaccttgaaaattttcgaCGCACGTTTTGGTCACATGATCAGGAGTACAGAAGGTGTAAGAGAGATGAGCAAGCATTTTATCATTGACATCACAGAGGAATATGGCGTCACTTCCGGTAGGGCCGCGATTCAGGTTTGGAAAATCAACACCGGGCAATTGCTTTACGAGTTTCCCTCCGATATAAATATTTCCCCCATTACGCTCCTCAATAATGACGTTGTGGCCCTTGTGGACGGATCAGTTGAAGTATTTAACTTCCGTACAGGGAAGCGGGAACGGTCATTCGGTGATCCAAG GTTGGAGATGCGTGCACATTGGCATAAATGTCGTATTGCCTCTCAACCGCGCGGGGAACTGGTAGCGTATTCGAGAGATGAAGAGAACACAGTGAACATCTTGAACTACAAGACCTTCGAAATACTTCATGTAGTCACTGTGAGCGACCTCAACTCAGTTGATGCGATTACCGTCGCCGCAACCGGTGTAGTCTACGTAGCCTCTTACAAAAGGGGGCCAGTTATATCATTTGAGTTGACTACTGGCAAAATGATGCGGCAGATAGCGGGCGGTAATCTCGTTGAGATGACAGCCAATTTGGAAACTACCCCAAATGCAAAGTATTTGGTAATAAATATGTACCAAAACGTTGAAGTATGGGATTTGGTCAACAACAAAGTTGTCTGTGACATTTACCATCCAACTCCGCTGAACACTGTATCCTTGGGCTCATCTGGTCGCCTCCTGGTTACGGCGGGGTTCGATAACTTGATTCGGGTTTACAACGTACGCCGAATGGTTGATAAAGATGAGAGATCAACCCGAAACAGACGAACAATCGATTCTTTTGTCGATCCCAGTCCCTTTGTGGAGAAACCGAATCCACGATATACAGTGTTGCAAAGTTTCTTTGATTACGTCACGGTATGGGATAATGAGACAGGAGAGAAG GTAAAAGAAATCCACGGAGACATTGAACAGACTTTAATGATCGACGACCGTAGAGCGTTGGTAAGTACAGGAAGACGGCTCAAGATCCTTGATCTACCAAGTGCAGTCGTGATGCAAGTTATCTGCGGCGTGTGTAGCTATGACAATGGCAGGAACAAACGCTTACTATCTCCAGGACTACTTAACAAAGAACAAGTGTTGGCTGTGTCAGGGGGGAGAAGACATTTAAAGATCATGAGTCTGATCACTGGGAAGCTGGTGAAGATACTTAGGAGTAATGATGTTGGTGGCCAAATTGAAAGTCTGTTGGTCAGTCGGGACGGATCAACTGCAGTTTCATTTAAAGACTGTGGTTCAGCTGTAGTTTGGGATATGTCTACGCATGCTTACAAG GTTTTACAAGGTGTTCGCAAAAAAGGTGGCTTCATTTACGGACAGTTCTCCGATATCTCCGACGACG CCGAGGGAGAAATCAAATGTTTCTCCATAGCAACGACTCAGCGGCAAGTCCTTACTGGCTCAGCAAAACATTGCCTCAGTATTTGGGATTTGAATACAGGACTCGCACTGTATCATTTCTCAGACTTTGATTACCCAATACACAGCTTTACTCTATCACGTGATGGATCTAGAGTCCTGACGTCGTCACTCCTCACTGGCAGACAGAGGATGCTTGTTTATGACCTTGCAAATGGCAAACTTGTGGCTGCGTTTACCCCAGAGGAAGCGTGGAGAAGTGCGTTTCATGTCGCTGATAATAACGTAGTTATTTCCAAGCCAGGCTTCACCAGCATCGTCAAGTTTCGCCTTTTGTCGTCGGACACTCGGAAACCGGAGAATATCGAACACGGTAAAGAAATCGACTGGGGAAGGATGAACGATGAAATGAATGACGACACAAGCTTCGAAGATGACGGTGATGACGACATCGAAGAATAA